A genomic segment from Nicotiana sylvestris chromosome 1, ASM39365v2, whole genome shotgun sequence encodes:
- the LOC138868619 gene encoding uncharacterized protein, with amino-acid sequence MKGVMRFGKKGKLSPRFISPYRILKRIGEVAYKLELPASLTLVHPVFHVSMLRGYVHDHAHIVSLEVVEINDGLTYNEEPVEILDRQVRRLRTKDIASVKVLWRNHDVEEAT; translated from the coding sequence atgaagggcgttatgagatttgggaagaagggcaagctaagtcCTAGATTCATTAGCCCATATCGTATCTTGAAAAGGATTGGGGAAGTAGCCTATAAGTTGGAGTTACCTGCATCATTGACTTTGGTTCATCCTgtttttcatgtatcgatgctaCGAGGGTATGTGCATGATCATGCTCACATCGTCTCACTAGAAGTAGTAGAAATAAATGACGGCTTAACTTATAACGAAGAACCTGTTGagattcttgataggcaagtccgtaGGTTGAGGACTAAAGACATAGCTTCAGTTAAAGTGTTATGGCGTAATCATGACGTCGAGGAGGCTACTTAG
- the LOC138868604 gene encoding uncharacterized protein has protein sequence MPTRPTVEASDAVITTILRVCALNAYALMDPGSIFSYITSYFALDFGIEPEQLFEPFFMSTSVGDPAIASHIYKGCVIIIQDRETTIDLIELEMVDFDVIMGMNWLYKCYAILDCRAKVVKFEFPNEPIREWKGNIAEPRVVNEFPDELLGIPPDRIIDFGIDVVPDTQSISIPPYRMAPAELRELKEQLKDLLDKGFIRPSVSP, from the exons ATGCCTACTCGCCCTACTGTAGaggcttcagatgctgttatcacaACTATACTTAGAGTTTGTGCTCTAAATGCTTATGCTCTTATGGATCCTGGATCTATTTTTTCCTATATTACTTCGTACTTTGCTTTGGATTTTGGCATAGAGCCAGAACAACTATTTGAACCATTTTTTATGTCGACTTCGGTAGGAGATCCTGCTATTGCCTCCCACATTTACAAGGGTTGTGTGATCATAATCCAAGATCGAGAGACTACTATAGACCTTATTGAACTAGaaatggttgactttgatgtgatTATGGGGATGAATTGGTTATACAAGTGTTACGCCATTCTTGATTGTCGTGCTAAAGTGGTCAAGTTTGAGTTTCCTAATGAGCCAATTCGTGAATGGAAAGGCAATATTGCTGAGCCTCGAG TTGTTAATGAGTTTCCTGATGAGCTTCTGGGTATCCCACCAGATCGGATTATCGACTTTGGGATAGATGTGGTGCCAGATACTCAGTCGATATCTATTCCCCCATACCGAATGGCTCCAGCCGAATTAAGAGAATTGAAAGAGCAATTGAAAGATTTACTGGATAAAggatttattagacctagtgtatcaccttaa